One part of the Phragmites australis chromosome 3, lpPhrAust1.1, whole genome shotgun sequence genome encodes these proteins:
- the LOC133912567 gene encoding uncharacterized protein LOC133912567 isoform X2: protein MLLQERMSVCSLKSSKGPAFPLRSILVFFIALFGFYVCYLSFNQITLENEEILTSEKEKIKSICRRPAIPHEHIRYVHFPKPMTYDRGECACTPVSFFVIVSMQRSGSGWFETLLNSHPNVSSNGEIFSVRDRRENISTIFSTLDKLYNMDLLTSAAKNECTAAFGLKWMLNQGLMEHYQDIVKYLNKKGAKVIFLFRKNTLRRLISVLANDYDRKTKQLNGIHKAHIHSKEEAEILARFKPTMDVSALVASIRHAEHSMRSCLHHFSSTRHMILYYEDVICDTNALSRVQEFLGVQVRKLSSKHVKIHTSSLPDLVDNWEDVSEMLNRTEYARFLDDADYVK, encoded by the exons ATGCTGTTGCAAGAGAGAATG AGTGTTTGCTCATTAAAAAGTTCAAAGGGACCAGCGTTTCCTCTACGATCCATTCTTGTTTTTTTCATTGCATTATTTGGCTTCTATGTCTGCTACTTGTCCTTTAATCAGATAACTTTGGAAAATGAAGAAATATTGACCAgcgaaaaagagaaaataaaaagtatCTGCAGGAGGCCTGCAATTCCACATGAGCATATACGATATGTGCACTTTCCAAAGCCTATGACTTACGATAG GGGCGAATGCGCATGTACTCCAGTCAGTTTCTTTGTTATTGTATCTATGCAAAGATCAGGAAGTGGTTGGTTTGAGACTTTGCTGAATAGCCATCCTAATGTCAGCTCAAATGGTGAAATTTTCTCTGTGAGAGATAGAAGAGAAAATATCTCAACTATTTTTAGCACTCTTGATAAATTGTACAATATGGATTTGCTCACCAGTGCAGCAAAAAATGAATGCACTGCTGCATTTGGATTGAAGTGGATGCTAAATCAG GGACTTATGGAACATTATCAAGACATTGTCAAATATTTAAACAAGAAAGGTGCCAAGGTGATATTTCTCTTCCGGAAAAATACATTACGGAGGCTTATTTCTGTATTGGCTAACGACTATGATAGAAAAACAAAGCAGTTGAATGGCATACATAAAGCACACATTCACTCAAAAGAGGAG GCTGAGATACTTGCAAGATTCAAGCCAACAATGGACGTGTCAGCTCTGGTTGCAAGCATCAGACATGCTGAACATTCCATGAGAAGTTGTTTGCATCACTTCAGCAGCACACGCCACATGATCCTCTATTACGAGGATGTGATCTGCGACACAAAT GCTTTGTCTCGAGTGCAAGAATTTCTTGGAGTTCAAGTGAGGAAGCTGTCCAGCAAGCATGTGAAGATCCACACCAGTTCCCTCCCGGACCTTGTCGATAACTGGGAGGATGTGAGCGAGATGCTAAACAGGACAGAGTATGCGCGCTTTCTTGATGATGCAGACTATGTCAAGTGA
- the LOC133912567 gene encoding uncharacterized protein LOC133912567 isoform X1, which produces MLLQERMVMMGNLVSSSHLFIVNITDNRFPYLQSVCSLKSSKGPAFPLRSILVFFIALFGFYVCYLSFNQITLENEEILTSEKEKIKSICRRPAIPHEHIRYVHFPKPMTYDRGECACTPVSFFVIVSMQRSGSGWFETLLNSHPNVSSNGEIFSVRDRRENISTIFSTLDKLYNMDLLTSAAKNECTAAFGLKWMLNQGLMEHYQDIVKYLNKKGAKVIFLFRKNTLRRLISVLANDYDRKTKQLNGIHKAHIHSKEEAEILARFKPTMDVSALVASIRHAEHSMRSCLHHFSSTRHMILYYEDVICDTNALSRVQEFLGVQVRKLSSKHVKIHTSSLPDLVDNWEDVSEMLNRTEYARFLDDADYVK; this is translated from the exons ATGCTGTTGCAAGAGAGAATGGTAATGATGGGGAATCTTGTTTCTTCATCGCACTTATTTATTGTTAACATCACTGATAATCGATTTCCATATTTACAGAGTGTTTGCTCATTAAAAAGTTCAAAGGGACCAGCGTTTCCTCTACGATCCATTCTTGTTTTTTTCATTGCATTATTTGGCTTCTATGTCTGCTACTTGTCCTTTAATCAGATAACTTTGGAAAATGAAGAAATATTGACCAgcgaaaaagagaaaataaaaagtatCTGCAGGAGGCCTGCAATTCCACATGAGCATATACGATATGTGCACTTTCCAAAGCCTATGACTTACGATAG GGGCGAATGCGCATGTACTCCAGTCAGTTTCTTTGTTATTGTATCTATGCAAAGATCAGGAAGTGGTTGGTTTGAGACTTTGCTGAATAGCCATCCTAATGTCAGCTCAAATGGTGAAATTTTCTCTGTGAGAGATAGAAGAGAAAATATCTCAACTATTTTTAGCACTCTTGATAAATTGTACAATATGGATTTGCTCACCAGTGCAGCAAAAAATGAATGCACTGCTGCATTTGGATTGAAGTGGATGCTAAATCAG GGACTTATGGAACATTATCAAGACATTGTCAAATATTTAAACAAGAAAGGTGCCAAGGTGATATTTCTCTTCCGGAAAAATACATTACGGAGGCTTATTTCTGTATTGGCTAACGACTATGATAGAAAAACAAAGCAGTTGAATGGCATACATAAAGCACACATTCACTCAAAAGAGGAG GCTGAGATACTTGCAAGATTCAAGCCAACAATGGACGTGTCAGCTCTGGTTGCAAGCATCAGACATGCTGAACATTCCATGAGAAGTTGTTTGCATCACTTCAGCAGCACACGCCACATGATCCTCTATTACGAGGATGTGATCTGCGACACAAAT GCTTTGTCTCGAGTGCAAGAATTTCTTGGAGTTCAAGTGAGGAAGCTGTCCAGCAAGCATGTGAAGATCCACACCAGTTCCCTCCCGGACCTTGTCGATAACTGGGAGGATGTGAGCGAGATGCTAAACAGGACAGAGTATGCGCGCTTTCTTGATGATGCAGACTATGTCAAGTGA
- the LOC133912567 gene encoding uncharacterized protein LOC133912567 isoform X3, protein MLLQERMVMMGNLVSSSHLFIVNITDNRFPYLQSVCSLKSSKGPAFPLRSILVFFIALFGFYVCYLSFNQITLENEEILTSEKEKIKSICRRPAIPHEHIRYVHFPKPMTYDRGECACTPVSFFVIVSMQRSGSGWFETLLNSHPNVSSNGEIFSVRDRRENISTIFSTLDKLYNMDLLTSAAKNECTAAFGLKWMLNQGLMEHYQDIVKYLNKKGAKAEILARFKPTMDVSALVASIRHAEHSMRSCLHHFSSTRHMILYYEDVICDTNALSRVQEFLGVQVRKLSSKHVKIHTSSLPDLVDNWEDVSEMLNRTEYARFLDDADYVK, encoded by the exons ATGCTGTTGCAAGAGAGAATGGTAATGATGGGGAATCTTGTTTCTTCATCGCACTTATTTATTGTTAACATCACTGATAATCGATTTCCATATTTACAGAGTGTTTGCTCATTAAAAAGTTCAAAGGGACCAGCGTTTCCTCTACGATCCATTCTTGTTTTTTTCATTGCATTATTTGGCTTCTATGTCTGCTACTTGTCCTTTAATCAGATAACTTTGGAAAATGAAGAAATATTGACCAgcgaaaaagagaaaataaaaagtatCTGCAGGAGGCCTGCAATTCCACATGAGCATATACGATATGTGCACTTTCCAAAGCCTATGACTTACGATAG GGGCGAATGCGCATGTACTCCAGTCAGTTTCTTTGTTATTGTATCTATGCAAAGATCAGGAAGTGGTTGGTTTGAGACTTTGCTGAATAGCCATCCTAATGTCAGCTCAAATGGTGAAATTTTCTCTGTGAGAGATAGAAGAGAAAATATCTCAACTATTTTTAGCACTCTTGATAAATTGTACAATATGGATTTGCTCACCAGTGCAGCAAAAAATGAATGCACTGCTGCATTTGGATTGAAGTGGATGCTAAATCAG GGACTTATGGAACATTATCAAGACATTGTCAAATATTTAAACAAGAAAGGTGCCAAG GCTGAGATACTTGCAAGATTCAAGCCAACAATGGACGTGTCAGCTCTGGTTGCAAGCATCAGACATGCTGAACATTCCATGAGAAGTTGTTTGCATCACTTCAGCAGCACACGCCACATGATCCTCTATTACGAGGATGTGATCTGCGACACAAAT GCTTTGTCTCGAGTGCAAGAATTTCTTGGAGTTCAAGTGAGGAAGCTGTCCAGCAAGCATGTGAAGATCCACACCAGTTCCCTCCCGGACCTTGTCGATAACTGGGAGGATGTGAGCGAGATGCTAAACAGGACAGAGTATGCGCGCTTTCTTGATGATGCAGACTATGTCAAGTGA